Proteins from a genomic interval of Helicobacter pylori Shi112:
- a CDS encoding fibronectin type III domain-containing protein has product MKKKYFTLLLQSSVVLAVFIGCSSTRNHTFSALSNQENTDTNLPVVHSVKTINDVSSVGFEWPKIADTYDIDGFILYRLKKDSKLKKIATIKNPYATHYYDEGLETESSYTYQLATYKGDKISKLSEPILVKTSFINPVESVFASLEYPKSVKVFWSPHPNPSVSKYIIQRQNKDGKFVSVGAVRNRLFVEFFDKDLEDGKKYRYQVIAENFMGDKSRPSIIVEGKTKDLPKEIANVRVSQNLTRHIELSWDKSPEEDVIAYRIYASNNRNDKYKFIAQTTNTSYVDKIEKDNLTRYYKVVALDKTHLEGALPKDPAMGETADRPEAPIITKGTIQDSSALIQWENNPSAKIATYAVYRFEANSKTPLRFGNITKNQFVDKDMKVGVSYRYQVVSVDKDGLESHPSKEVRLFLER; this is encoded by the coding sequence ATGAAGAAAAAATACTTCACGCTTTTATTGCAAAGTAGTGTGGTATTAGCGGTTTTTATAGGGTGTTCTTCTACCAGGAATCATACTTTTTCAGCCCTTAGTAATCAAGAAAATACAGACACTAATCTTCCGGTAGTCCATTCTGTTAAAACGATTAACGATGTGAGTTCAGTGGGTTTTGAATGGCCTAAAATCGCTGATACTTATGATATTGATGGGTTTATTTTGTATCGTTTGAAAAAAGACTCCAAGCTTAAAAAAATCGCCACGATTAAAAACCCTTATGCGACCCATTATTATGATGAGGGGCTAGAAACAGAGAGTTCTTACACTTACCAACTCGCTACTTACAAGGGCGATAAAATCTCTAAACTTTCAGAGCCCATTTTAGTGAAAACCTCTTTTATCAATCCCGTAGAAAGCGTGTTTGCAAGCCTTGAATACCCTAAAAGCGTGAAAGTCTTTTGGAGCCCCCACCCTAACCCTAGCGTTTCTAAATACATCATCCAAAGGCAGAATAAAGACGGCAAATTTGTTAGCGTAGGGGCTGTTAGGAACCGCTTGTTTGTAGAGTTTTTTGATAAAGATTTAGAAGATGGGAAAAAATACCGCTACCAAGTCATCGCCGAAAATTTCATGGGGGATAAATCCAGGCCTAGCATCATAGTAGAAGGGAAAACCAAAGATTTACCCAAAGAAATCGCTAATGTTAGAGTGAGCCAAAATCTCACCCGACACATTGAATTGAGTTGGGATAAATCCCCCGAAGAAGATGTGATAGCTTATCGCATTTACGCTTCCAATAACCGCAACGATAAATACAAATTCATCGCTCAAACCACCAACACTTCCTATGTGGATAAAATAGAAAAAGACAACCTCACTCGTTATTATAAAGTCGTCGCCCTTGATAAAACGCATCTTGAAGGGGCATTACCCAAAGATCCTGCAATGGGTGAGACCGCTGATAGGCCCGAAGCCCCTATCATCACTAAAGGGACTATTCAAGACTCTTCAGCCCTCATTCAATGGGAAAATAACCCAAGCGCTAAAATAGCCACTTATGCGGTGTATCGCTTTGAAGCCAACTCTAAAACCCCTTTACGCTTTGGGAATATCACCAAAAACCAATTCGTGGATAAAGACATGAAAGTGGGCGTGTCTTATCGCTACCAAGTGGTGAGCGTGGATAAAGATGGTTTAGAGTCGCACCCAAGCAAAGAAGTGCGTTTGTTTTTAGAGCGCTAA
- the trmB gene encoding tRNA (guanosine(46)-N7)-methyltransferase TrmB, with translation MPHFLAKLDFKPLEYPLIEGDFCFHREFLSLKHPTKSYVYASFKDRIFLLQKIRRANDFLIKSEKATPLKREVLKQALRIYSQSFEIISHNLQENSKHASGKKTLDLETFEDFIQKNQAPILVEIGFGSGRHLIELAKNNPTKTCLGIEIHTPSIAQALKQIELLDLKNLHILQGDGRLVLESMPHHKCEKIFVHFPVPWNEKKHRRVLSEKFLNEALRVLKPKGFLELRTDDSLYFEDSLKLALKNFKCEIEIKKNAQIPVISKYEARWNKLKKDIYDLRIYSLELNETPFYHHAFDFSFDTITISKKSVGTILKTPKIIQEGYFVHVCNIYENKGDFLVELSMGDFDWPVRLFVLLTENQIFYLNKSPLKTLNNHKAHLLLQNILSQKGIG, from the coding sequence ATGCCCCATTTTTTAGCCAAGCTGGATTTTAAACCCTTAGAATACCCCTTAATTGAAGGGGATTTTTGTTTTCATAGGGAATTTTTAAGCTTAAAACACCCCACTAAAAGCTATGTGTATGCGAGTTTTAAGGATCGCATTTTTTTATTGCAAAAAATCAGGCGAGCGAATGATTTTTTGATCAAAAGCGAAAAAGCAACGCCCTTAAAAAGGGAGGTTTTAAAACAAGCTTTAAGGATTTATTCGCAATCTTTTGAAATCATTTCGCATAATTTGCAAGAAAATTCTAAACATGCGAGCGGAAAAAAAACCCTTGATTTAGAAACTTTTGAAGACTTTATTCAAAAAAATCAAGCCCCTATTTTAGTAGAAATTGGTTTTGGGAGTGGGAGGCATTTGATAGAATTAGCCAAAAACAACCCCACTAAAACATGTTTAGGGATAGAGATTCACACCCCATCTATCGCGCAAGCGTTAAAGCAAATTGAGCTGTTGGATTTGAAAAATCTGCATATCTTACAAGGCGATGGCCGTTTGGTTTTAGAGAGCATGCCACACCACAAGTGCGAGAAAATTTTTGTGCATTTCCCTGTGCCATGGAATGAGAAAAAACACCGCCGAGTGTTAAGCGAAAAATTTTTAAACGAAGCTTTAAGGGTTTTAAAGCCTAAAGGGTTTTTGGAATTACGAACCGATGATAGCCTTTATTTTGAAGACAGCTTAAAATTAGCCCTAAAAAACTTTAAATGCGAGATAGAAATCAAAAAAAACGCTCAAATACCGGTTATCAGCAAGTATGAAGCGCGTTGGAATAAACTCAAAAAAGATATTTATGATTTAAGAATTTATTCTTTAGAATTGAATGAAACCCCTTTTTATCATCATGCATTTGATTTTTCTTTTGATACAATAACAATTAGTAAAAAGAGCGTTGGAACGATTTTAAAAACCCCAAAAATCATCCAAGAGGGGTATTTTGTGCATGTTTGTAATATTTATGAGAATAAGGGGGATTTTTTAGTGGAATTGAGTATGGGGGATTTTGATTGGCCTGTGCGTTTGTTTGTTTTATTGACAGAAAATCAGATTTTTTATCTCAATAAAAGCCCCTTAAAAACCTTAAACAACCACAAAGCGCATCTTTTGCTCCAAAATATCCTAAGCCAAAAGGGAATTGGATGA
- a CDS encoding ABC transporter ATP-binding protein yields the protein MSVIIAANNLCLQYQQNEPVIKHANLRIKRKDFVFISGPSGSGKSTLLRSFYGDLKLFSGKLEVCNINMNNASKSTILDLRKNIGVVFQDYKLIQDYTIEQNIKLPMVICGVKKEECRLQLEKLLGHIDLRHKANRYPKELSGGEQQRVAMARAIANCPELILADEPTGNLDDYSSDKIWSLLRGMNTQLNATIVVVTHKFPKNFSAYHRKFYIEDGEVYEYS from the coding sequence ATGAGTGTGATCATCGCAGCGAACAATCTGTGCTTGCAATACCAGCAAAACGAACCGGTCATTAAGCATGCTAATTTACGCATCAAACGCAAGGATTTTGTGTTCATTTCAGGGCCTAGCGGGAGCGGTAAAAGCACGCTTTTGCGTTCGTTCTATGGGGATTTAAAACTTTTTAGCGGCAAATTAGAAGTTTGCAATATCAACATGAATAACGCCTCAAAATCAACGATTTTAGATTTGCGTAAAAATATCGGCGTGGTTTTCCAAGATTATAAATTGATCCAAGATTACACGATTGAGCAAAACATCAAACTACCCATGGTGATTTGCGGCGTTAAAAAAGAAGAATGCCGCTTGCAGCTAGAAAAACTTTTAGGGCATATTGATTTACGCCATAAGGCTAACCGCTACCCCAAAGAGCTCAGCGGAGGCGAACAACAGCGAGTGGCTATGGCTAGAGCTATAGCGAACTGCCCTGAACTCATTTTAGCCGATGAGCCTACCGGGAATTTAGACGATTATTCTAGCGATAAAATCTGGAGCTTGTTAAGGGGCATGAACACGCAATTAAACGCTACGATCGTGGTGGTTACGCACAAATTCCCTAAAAATTTTAGCGCTTATCACCGAAAATTTTATATAGAAGATGGGGAAGTTTATGAATACTCTTAA
- a CDS encoding RluA family pseudouridine synthase, with product MQKVFIALTDHKRLDEFLAKELQISKNQVLHLIKEGLVFCQKKGVKKGGLALKKGDEITILTPKITPKPLKRGLDLEIGVIFEDEDLLVLNKPPNLVIHKAPSVKEPTLVDWLELKNYELSNLGSKERYGIVHRLDKDTSGGIVIAKNNFTHVYLSEQLKTKMMGRYYIALLSTPLKEEKMSVECYLTRNPNNRLKMIALKAAKKEKSRYSKSEFTSLLTSQNNLNLIGAKLFTGRTHQIRAHLEYLNRHIIGDNLYGLNQALPKEEIRIMLHAYLIEFKHPRSEQKLRFKVPLLKDMLEYFRKVFDKENLDEVLDEEKILHAFIAK from the coding sequence ATGCAAAAAGTTTTTATCGCCCTAACCGATCACAAACGCCTTGATGAATTTTTAGCCAAAGAATTGCAAATTTCTAAAAACCAAGTGTTGCATTTGATTAAAGAAGGGCTGGTGTTTTGTCAAAAAAAGGGGGTAAAAAAGGGAGGGTTAGCCTTAAAAAAAGGCGATGAAATCACGATTTTAACGCCCAAAATCACGCCTAAACCCTTAAAAAGAGGGCTTGATTTAGAAATAGGAGTCATTTTTGAAGATGAAGATTTATTAGTGTTGAATAAGCCCCCTAATTTAGTCATCCATAAAGCCCCAAGCGTGAAAGAGCCTACTTTAGTGGATTGGCTGGAATTGAAAAATTACGAGCTTTCTAATCTGGGATCTAAAGAGCGCTATGGGATTGTGCATCGTTTGGATAAGGACACAAGCGGAGGGATTGTCATCGCTAAAAACAATTTTACCCATGTTTATTTGAGCGAGCAGCTCAAAACTAAAATGATGGGGCGCTACTATATCGCCTTGCTTTCAACCCCCTTAAAAGAAGAAAAAATGAGCGTGGAATGCTATTTGACAAGAAACCCCAATAACCGCCTAAAAATGATAGCGCTCAAAGCGGCCAAAAAAGAAAAAAGCCGTTATTCCAAAAGCGAATTTACCAGCTTGCTGACTTCTCAAAATAATCTTAATTTGATAGGGGCTAAATTGTTCACCGGGCGCACGCACCAGATCAGAGCGCATTTGGAATATTTGAACAGACACATCATAGGCGATAATCTTTACGGGCTTAATCAAGCGCTTCCTAAAGAAGAAATAAGAATCATGCTGCATGCCTATTTGATAGAGTTCAAACACCCTAGAAGCGAGCAAAAACTGCGCTTTAAAGTTCCCCTATTAAAGGATATGTTAGAATACTTTAGAAAAGTTTTTGACAAGGAGAATTTAGATGAGGTCTTGGATGAAGAAAAAATACTTCACGCTTTTATTGCAAAGTAG
- the fliD gene encoding flagellar filament capping protein FliD produces the protein MAIGSLSSLGLGSKVLNYDVIDKLKDADEKALIAPLDKKMEQNVEKQKALVEIKTLLSSLKGPVKTLSDYSTYISRKSNVTGDALSASVGAGVPIQDIKVDVQNLAQGDINELGAKFSSRDDIFSQVDTTLKFYTQNKDYAVNIKAGMTLGDVAQSITDATNGEVMGIVMKTGGNDPYQLMVNTKNTGEDNRIYFGSHLQSTLTNKNALSLGVDGSGKSEVSLNLKGADGSMHEVPIMLELPESASIKQKNTAIQKAIEQALENDPNFKDLIANGDISIDTLHGGESLIINDRRGGNIEIKGSKAKELGFLQTTTQESDLLKSSRTIKEGKLEGVVSLNGQKLDLSALTKESNTSEENTDAIIQAINSKEGLNAFKNAEGKLVINSKTGMLTIKGEDALGKASLKDLGLSAGMVQSYEASQGTLFMSKNLQKASDSAFTYNGVSITRPTNEVNDVISGVNITLEQTTEPNKPAIISVSRDNQAIIDSLTEFVKAYNELIPKLDEDTRYDADTKIAGIFNGVSDIRAIRSSLNNVFSYSVHTDNGVESLMKYGLSLDDKGVMSLDEAKLSSALNSNPKATQDFFYGSDSKDMGGREIHQEGIFSKFNQVIANLIDGGNAKLKIYEDSLDRDAKSLTKDKENAQELLKTRYNIMAERFAAYDSQISKANQKFNSVQMMIDQAAAKKN, from the coding sequence ATGGCAATAGGTTCATTAAGCTCATTAGGGCTTGGCAGTAAGGTTTTGAATTACGATGTGATTGACAAGCTTAAGGACGCCGATGAAAAAGCGTTAATCGCCCCCTTAGACAAGAAAATGGAGCAAAATGTTGAAAAACAAAAAGCCCTAGTAGAAATTAAAACGCTCCTTTCATCTCTAAAAGGCCCGGTTAAAACGCTTTCGGATTATTCCACTTATATCAGCAGGAAAAGCAATGTTACAGGCGATGCGTTGAGTGCGAGCGTGGGGGCTGGCGTGCCTATTCAAGATATTAAAGTGGATGTGCAAAATTTAGCGCAAGGCGATATTAACGAATTGGGGGCGAAATTTTCTTCAAGAGATGATATTTTTAGCCAAGTGGATACCACACTCAAATTTTACACGCAAAACAAGGACTACGCCGTTAACATTAAAGCAGGAATGACTTTAGGCGATGTGGCTCAAAGCATCACGGACGCTACCAACGGCGAAGTGATGGGCATTGTGATGAAAACAGGAGGGAATGACCCCTACCAATTAATGGTGAATACCAAAAACACCGGCGAAGACAACCGCATCTATTTTGGCTCACACCTCCAATCCACGCTCACTAACAAAAACGCCCTTTCTTTGGGGGTTGATGGGAGCGGAAAAAGTGAAGTGAGTTTGAATTTAAAGGGGGCTGATGGGAGTATGCATGAAGTCCCCATCATGCTAGAACTCCCTGAAAGCGCTTCTATCAAACAAAAAAACACCGCAATCCAAAAAGCGATAGAGCAGGCTTTAGAAAATGACCCTAATTTTAAAGATTTGATCGCTAATGGGGATATTTCTATAGACACTCTTCATGGGGGGGAGTCTTTAATCATTAATGACAGGCGTGGGGGAAACATTGAAATTAAAGGGAGTAAGGCTAAAGAGCTTGGGTTTTTGCAAACCACCACCCAAGAAAGCGATTTATTGAAAAGCTCTCGCACCATAAAAGAGGGTAAATTAGAAGGGGTGGTTAGCTTGAATGGCCAAAAACTGGATTTGAGCGCTTTAACCAAAGAAAGCAACACCAGCGAAGAAAACACAGACGCTATCATTCAAGCGATCAATTCCAAAGAAGGCTTGAATGCGTTTAAGAACGCCGAAGGCAAGCTTGTGATCAATTCTAAAACCGGGATGCTAACGATTAAGGGCGAGGACGCTTTAGGCAAGGCCAGTTTGAAGGATTTGGGTTTAAGTGCTGGCATGGTGCAATCTTATGAAGCTTCGCAAGGCACGCTTTTTATGTCTAAAAATTTGCAAAAAGCGAGCGATTCAGCATTCACTTATAACGGGGTGAGCATCACACGCCCCACTAATGAGGTCAATGATGTGATCAGTGGGGTTAATATCACTTTAGAGCAAACCACAGAGCCTAATAAGCCTGCCATTATCAGCGTGAGCAGGGACAATCAAGCCATTATAGACAGCCTTACTGAATTTGTCAAAGCCTATAATGAGCTTATCCCTAAACTGGACGAAGACACTCGTTATGACGCTGACACTAAAATCGCTGGGATTTTTAACGGCGTGAGCGATATTCGCGCGATTCGATCTTCTCTTAATAATGTGTTTTCTTATAGCGTGCATACGGATAATGGGGTAGAAAGCTTGATGAAATACGGGCTTAGTTTGGACGATAAGGGCGTGATGAGTTTAGATGAGGCTAAATTGAGTAGCGCGCTAAATTCTAATCCTAAAGCGACTCAAGATTTTTTCTATGGGAGCGATAGCAAGGATATGGGGGGCAGAGAGATCCACCAAGAGGGCATTTTTTCTAAATTCAATCAAGTCATCGCCAATCTCATAGATGGAGGGAACGCTAAATTAAAGATTTATGAAGATTCCCTAGACAGAGACGCTAAAAGCCTGACCAAAGACAAAGAAAACGCTCAAGAGCTTTTAAAAACCCGCTACAACATCATGGCGGAACGCTTTGCGGCTTATGATAGCCAAAT
- a CDS encoding FtsX-like permease family protein, translating into MNTLKKHLAFIIPLVALLFSLECVLFINQAIEQKEKKLIEDYSVVLASTQKLGLELLRQNFSEIVALKEIDPNYSLEPLQKTLGMDGLKELRKNLPFFYSLQLSTFPTQERLENIKEKLLKIPGVQKVEVFAKTYMQVYDLLSFIKAAVYIFALVVFVLSVLLMFKQVRIWIYQYHERLEIMDLLGASVSFKNGFLYKIALMDSIIASFLAPMFMLYITSQKGFEKTMDTLGIIGGAFALNHFLWGLLFSLVVSFVSVLLVAWRTRHV; encoded by the coding sequence ATGAATACTCTTAAAAAGCATTTAGCCTTTATCATTCCCCTAGTAGCGTTATTGTTTAGTTTGGAGTGCGTGTTATTTATCAATCAAGCGATAGAGCAAAAAGAAAAAAAATTGATTGAAGATTATTCGGTCGTGTTGGCCAGCACGCAAAAATTAGGCTTGGAATTGTTGCGTCAAAATTTTAGCGAAATCGTAGCGTTAAAAGAAATTGATCCTAATTACTCTTTAGAGCCTCTTCAAAAAACTTTAGGCATGGACGGGCTTAAGGAATTGAGAAAAAATTTACCCTTTTTTTATTCTTTACAACTTTCCACATTCCCCACTCAAGAGCGTTTAGAAAACATTAAAGAAAAATTGCTCAAAATCCCTGGCGTTCAAAAAGTTGAAGTTTTTGCCAAAACTTACATGCAAGTGTATGATCTTTTGAGTTTTATTAAAGCAGCGGTCTATATCTTTGCGTTAGTGGTCTTTGTCTTATCGGTTTTATTGATGTTTAAACAAGTCCGCATCTGGATCTATCAATACCATGAGAGGTTGGAGATTATGGATTTATTAGGGGCTTCGGTGTCTTTTAAAAACGGGTTTTTGTATAAAATAGCTTTAATGGATTCTATAATCGCTAGTTTTTTAGCCCCCATGTTCATGCTCTATATCACTTCGCAAAAAGGTTTTGAAAAAACGATGGATACTTTGGGTATTATAGGAGGCGCGTTTGCTTTAAACCATTTTTTATGGGGACTGCTTTTTAGCCTTGTGGTCTCATTTGTTTCTGTTTTACTTGTAGCTTGGAGGACTAGACATGTATAA
- a CDS encoding FlaG family protein: protein MVNEVQGIGIPTSHTSVQTTPTKEISRTNTINTIDESKTTIDPEQYKPKLELLSERLNEEMKRIGTDINFSYNDTIKGLVVSVKDANGDKVIREIPSKEAVELMQRMRDVIGIIFDEKG from the coding sequence ATGGTCAATGAAGTTCAAGGGATTGGGATTCCCACATCTCACACAAGCGTTCAAACAACCCCCACAAAAGAGATCAGTCGCACAAATACTATAAACACTATTGATGAATCTAAAACAACGATAGACCCTGAGCAATACAAACCCAAATTGGAATTATTGAGCGAGCGTCTGAATGAAGAAATGAAGCGCATCGGCACGGATATTAATTTTAGTTATAACGATACGATCAAAGGGTTAGTGGTTTCAGTCAAAGACGCTAATGGGGATAAGGTGATAAGAGAAATACCCTCTAAAGAAGCCGTGGAGCTTATGCAAAGAATGCGCGATGTGATAGGCATTATCTTTGATGAAAAAGGCTAA
- a CDS encoding GTPase, which translates to MENNENHEKLSGILHKFLGDAFTLDGKEGGLNMEKMHEVIKKEKPIMNILLMGATGVGKSSLINGLFGQEVAKAGVGKPLTQHLEKHVNEEKGLILWDTKGIEAKDYQNTIESIKKEMEYSFKTLDEKEAIDVAYLCVKEGYSRVQGRGKLY; encoded by the coding sequence ATGGAAAACAACGAAAACCATGAAAAGTTGAGCGGTATTTTGCACAAGTTTTTAGGCGATGCGTTCACGCTTGATGGGAAAGAAGGAGGATTGAATATGGAAAAAATGCACGAAGTCATCAAAAAAGAAAAACCAATCATGAATATTTTGCTCATGGGAGCTACTGGAGTGGGTAAAAGCTCGCTCATTAACGGCTTATTTGGTCAAGAAGTCGCCAAAGCAGGCGTAGGAAAACCTCTCACTCAGCACCTTGAAAAGCATGTTAATGAAGAAAAAGGCTTGATTTTATGGGACACTAAAGGCATTGAAGCTAAAGATTATCAAAATACCATAGAAAGCATTAAAAAGGAAATGGAATATTCTTTTAAAACGCTTGATGAAAAAGAGGCGATTGATGTGGCGTATCTGTGCGTTAAGGAGGGTTATTCTAGGGTTCAAGGGAGAGGAAAGCTTTATTGA
- a CDS encoding murein hydrolase activator EnvC family protein, whose product MYKLGVFLLATLLSANTQKVSDIAKDIQHKETLLKKTHEEKNQLNSRLSSLGEAIRSKELQKAEMERQMIALKKSLEKNRNESLAQEKVLTNYRKSLDRLQKQRSFLQKRVFDALLQDFLFSQALKGQNLASSNDVILQVAFENLHQSTLSKMSQLSQEEKDLNAQALKVKSSIQKISSVIDEQKTREVTLKSLKTEQDKLILSMQKDYAIYNQRLTLLEKERQNLNALLKRLNIIKQNRENEEKVSLKRSSQALEVKQVASSYQNINTTSYNGPKTIAPLNDYEVVQKFGPYIDPVYNLKIFSESITLVSKTPNALVRNVLDGKIVFAKEINMLKKVVIIEHKNGIRTIYSQLDKIAPTIKSGMRIQKGYVLGRIDQRLGFEVTMKEKHINPLELIARN is encoded by the coding sequence ATGTATAAATTAGGGGTGTTTTTGTTAGCCACCTTACTATCAGCTAACACGCAAAAAGTGAGCGATATTGCTAAAGACATTCAACATAAAGAAACCCTTTTGAAAAAAACCCATGAAGAAAAAAACCAATTGAACAGCCGTTTGAGTTCTTTAGGCGAAGCGATCCGCTCTAAAGAGCTTCAAAAAGCTGAGATGGAGCGCCAAATGATCGCTTTAAAAAAGAGTCTTGAAAAAAATCGTAACGAAAGTTTGGCACAAGAAAAAGTCCTAACTAACTACCGCAAGTCTTTAGATCGTTTGCAAAAACAGCGATCGTTTTTACAAAAGAGGGTGTTTGATGCGCTTTTACAGGATTTCCTTTTTTCACAAGCCCTAAAGGGACAGAATTTAGCCTCTTCTAATGATGTTATCTTACAAGTAGCGTTTGAAAACTTGCACCAAAGCACTCTGTCTAAAATGTCGCAACTAAGCCAAGAAGAAAAGGATCTCAACGCGCAAGCTTTAAAAGTCAAAAGCAGCATTCAAAAAATCTCATCTGTCATAGATGAGCAAAAAACTCGTGAAGTAACCTTAAAATCCTTGAAAACCGAACAAGATAAGCTCATTTTGAGCATGCAAAAAGATTATGCGATCTATAACCAACGCCTAACCCTTTTAGAAAAAGAGCGCCAGAATTTAAACGCTCTTTTAAAACGCTTGAATATCATCAAACAAAACAGAGAAAATGAAGAAAAAGTCAGTTTGAAAAGATCTTCTCAAGCCTTAGAAGTCAAACAAGTAGCGAGCTCTTATCAAAATATCAACACCACGAGCTATAACGGGCCAAAAACGATCGCTCCCTTGAACGATTATGAAGTGGTGCAAAAATTTGGCCCCTATATTGATCCGGTTTATAATTTAAAAATTTTTAGCGAGTCTATTACGCTAGTGTCAAAAACCCCAAACGCTTTGGTGCGTAATGTTTTAGATGGGAAAATCGTGTTCGCTAAAGAAATCAACATGCTTAAAAAAGTCGTTATCATTGAGCATAAAAACGGCATCCGCACGATTTATTCTCAACTGGATAAAATCGCTCCCACCATTAAAAGCGGCATGCGGATCCAAAAAGGCTATGTTTTAGGGCGCATTGATCAACGCTTGGGCTTTGAAGTTACCATGAAAGAAAAACACATCAACCCCCTAGAACTCATCGCGCGCAATTAA